The Eretmochelys imbricata isolate rEreImb1 chromosome 27, rEreImb1.hap1, whole genome shotgun sequence sequence CTATCAATCCCTGCTTTCATTAATTAACTTGGTTGCTCAGAGAGGCTGTGAAGCACTCTTGTAGAGTCTGGGGCTCAGCACAGCTGATCTATCAGGCGAGGCCTCCCTAGGGCTGCAGAGAGATACGAGGGATCTTTTGGGACAAAAGGGGCTATAGAATTGTAGGACAGTTAACACTCTGCAGTACTCGGTCACGGGCACCAGGGCTTGGCTTAAGATCCAAATGAAATCTACGCAGCCAGCGAGGAAGTTCCTGGCCCCCAGAACCTTTAAGGCTTTGGGAGCTCAGATAGTTTCTTCCCCCCCTACCCCGCCCACCTCCCCAATCAGCACACATCCCATCCCTAGCACTAGGGTGTAACAGTGCATATCCCACCTCCAGTGTTGGTGATTGTGACAGGTACGCCTTGGACTTGGACACCGTTGATGTTGATGGTCTGCATCGCCTGGGCCGCAGCCGCCAGCTGGGCGGCATTCAAGCTGATAATGCCTCCAGCAGGGGCGATCTTCGGCAGGGGGCGCTCTTTGCGGGCAGCTGGCTTTTTGCAGCTTCCTCCTGCTTGGGCACTGCGGGACATGGGGCTGCTACAGGAGGTGGGAGAAGGGGCCACCGTCACAGCCGGGGCTTCCTGAAGTAGCACGGTCTGCAGCTCCCCTGAAGGTGTTTTGAAGTAGACCTGAAGGAAGAAGGAAACGGGAAAGGACTCAGACCAGCCGTCGCTTAGCCAGAGCACAAATACGGCCCCGTGTGACTCACAGGATTGGGACGATGGGCTTGGGTCCAGGACACCCAATGCCACCGCCAACATAGTAAGTCCGCAATTCCGAGGAATTAAATGTAATTAACGTACACTACGGCCAGCCTGTGAGAGGGGTTTTCTgtgccctcccagcgctggggccgCCCTGGATCTCTCCACCTAGTCATGATCAGTCAAGAATCAGGAGTTGGCTATGTAAAAATAAGGCAAGTCCTGCAAGGATCCATCACAAGAAAGGCTTCTAACACATAGGAAGGTGACTGCTTGCCACACACCAGTCACATCCACCCCTCTCCCTACAACAGACGAAAAGACGCCTTCCACCTCCCTCACGACACATCAAACCACCATGCTTGCATAACATGGAAGTCTGGGCTTGCAATACATAGCTTGAAAGGAGAAGTTGCCCAGGTATTTCTAAACACAAACCCCGCCTGCAAAGAGATTCCTATCTCATGCAGTACCCCCCGGCCACTCTGCCTTTCCTTACACACCACCAGCTGAGTCACTGATCGTCGGTGGATCTCCCAGACACAGATGTACCCCCCAGAAAGGGTTAAGGACCTGGTACCTGCGTAGGAGTTGGCTCAGCTGCCTGGATCTGAAAGTTCTGAGAGGACTTCTGGGGGACGGTAGGGAGTGTGGCAGAGGCCGCCTGGACCACTCTCAGGGCCTGCTGGGGAATCTGTACCACCTGCTGCTCTTGCTTGGGTTGGACCACCTGGACCTGCTGCACCACCGCTGGCTGGCCTGAGCCAGGACTCTGCACTATCAGCAGGTTATTTCCTGCCTGGATTATGTTATCTGCCGTAGTCTCTATCAACACTGTTTCCACTTGTTCGGCCACGGCCATGGCTGTCGTCTGGGCTGGTGACATGGCTTTCTTTCTAGTCTTTTTACAGGGTTTTGACGGGCTCTCGGCTATGATCTGAGCCTGAGCGCCAGGGTCCGCGGCATTCACCAGGTTATTAACTGGCAGGGTTAGTGTCATGTTGCCGCCGCCGGTAAGCTTGACAACGTTGCTTGCACTCTGCACAGACGATGCCCCGGCCTTGTGCGCGGGAGCCGGCTTGATTGGCACAGGCTTGTGCGTGGAAGAGGAGGGGGTAATAATCGCTTGGTTAGTGCCGGGAATAATCTGAATCTGGTTGGCTAGGTTCTGTTGAACTTGTATGGTCTGCCCCCCTGCTGCTTGAATCTGAGGGACAGTCTGGTACTGGATGTTCGTAGACGAGCGGGCCCCTTTGTTGATCATAGTTGGATTCTGAATGGCAAAAACCAGCTGCCCCCCAGGATAGGATGTCCCAAGCTGAGACCCTTGGATCTGGAAGAGGTTCCCTTTCGACGACAAGATCCCAAAGCTGTTCTTACTGGAACCCAGAGGAACTGGTGCGGGTTTGATGGGGACAAGTTTTCGAGGCGTGGGCTGAGGAGGGGCCGGAGGAGTGACGGCGGCTTCCACGGCGGGAGGACCGATTTTGCTACATGTCGCTGCAAGCAGGGCTAGTGGAGATGGCTGAGAGTCCTAGAGGAGGAGACAGGAATGAAGAGACGGGTTCGAATTGAGTTGGTTCAGCTGATGCAGGAGATCAGTTTCAGAGGTGATGTAAACACAAAGCAAGTTTCTAAGGTTTCTGTACAGCTGTCAGAATCTTCCTTACCCATCACCAGTGCctttgatctcaaagcacatCCCCCTTCGGAGATAGGCTGGTGTTACTAGACCCATTaagcagatggggaaaatgaaacACAGAGGGGAAGGGACTTCTCCAAGGCCACAAAGTGactcagtggcagaactaggaagaCAAACCAGGTGACCTGGCTTCCGGTCCTGTGTTTTacaagcagggctttggagctgtgctccggctccactcccgctccaggcaaaaacctgcagctccactgctctggagctgctcgtgggctccgctccaaagccctatTTACAAGGCCACCCTTCCTTCCAAATCAACAGCACCAACCTCTACAGAGACAGGGGAGGAagctctgcaggagatgctgatCCCCTGAGGGCGCAGTAAAGCAGCCACTAGCAAAACGGTTTCACAAGCACATTACATAGTTGTGCGTGGTGTGTCCCCCGCAGTTCTCAATGCCACAGTAAGGAGCCACGCAGTCGCCCTCTCACCTGTGCTGTGGAGGCAGCAGGCTGCAGGTATTCACTAGGACTGACTGCCGCAGTGGCTGCCATATTGTCCTCTTGACCTGCAGGGAGGAAACACACAGGAGGAGGAGTAAGGCTAACGTTGACAACAAGGAGTACAGTTCTCGCCCTTCTGCATCACCCCCAGCCCCGACGCCTAAAGGAGTCACATAACGCGTCCGTCCTCTGAACTAATCTCGCCTTCCAAAATCATCAGCGCTGACGCAACGAATGGCTCAGTTCCTGGCAGCGTGCGCCTTCATATGAAGTGGGATTTTATCGATTCGCAATTTGTTATTTCAACCTTTGCATGGATTGTTGCTAATggtagaagggaccattacatcaCCATGGGCAGCAAACAGAAGCAAAGGATCAGAAGACAGAGGGAAATGGATGGATTTCCTCGATTATTTATTTGTGTCTTAGCAGCACCTAGGGGCCTTGCATGGAGGTTGGGgctctgctgcactgggcaaacaacacagaggaagagacagatagtccctgccctgaagagcttacagtctacacAGACCAGACAGAGAAAGGGTGGGCGGAAGCCCAGAGACTTGCCCGAGGCCATGAAGAAGATCAGCAGCAGAAAGAAGAGTAGATCCTCTggtctgactcccagtccagtactCTCTCTGCAGGTCCATGTTGCCTTCTGTTTGCTTccaagggaatgtctacactgccaaaaaACCCCTGTGCAGGGCGTCTCCGAGCCTGTGTCTATAGACTAAAAACAGCCatgtagacattctggcttgggctggagctcaggctctaaagcccaccccactccctgggcTTTGGAGTCCAAacagtctacactgctattttcagtgcCGAGgctgtggacctgggcttggagATTCACtgccatggttttttttttttttgcagtgtagacatacctgaagtTTTCTATCAGGGTAAAGTTTTAATGCTGTTTTGGGTTGGAAACAGAGTCAGTGCCGATTACTTTGGTGTGTTATTGGTGCAGAATGTGTAGAAGTCATTATGCAATTATGGGATAACTCTCTGCTGGAGGTCCCCTGCTTGCAGTGCAACTGCGGGAGGTCGAAAGGAAAATGCTAATGTGCAGATGGACAGGGAGGACATATAGCTGCAGCACGCAAAACAAAAGGACAAGAAAGCACGGCGGATGATTTCATGAGAGCCAAAGCTAGAGAGTGGAGTACACAGGGTTTGAAATAGGCAACTGAATGGGAAGAGAGAAGAGCTCAGGACAAGGATGAGGCTACACTAGGTGGAGACAGGGTAAGAAAAGCGCTTGTTTGACACATTTAGCAGCTGGAAGCAGAGCCTGCAGTAGCAACCATCTCAATTATTTGAATACTCTGATTAGATACTATATTCCTGTTCCACAGCATCAGAACCTGACAGGTCCAGCACTCGCTGGAGGTTTCCAGTATGACCGTCAGCAGTGAAAAGGTTAATACTGTTAGCACTTAATGGAAATACTTGCGCTTCTCCACTAACACCCTTCTGACAGGAGTGGGCAAGTTCTCAACTTCTCAGCCCTAACGCTCATGCTGCAGACTCCAGCGACACAGAAGGGAATGAGGAAGGTTGCAACGAGCACAGCAGAAAGGATTGCTTTGTTACAGGCTTAAATACAGTGAAGCCAGGAAAAGACTCCTAAATCCTTAGAACTTGCAGAGTCTTTTGTCCTGGAGAAGACGTTTCGTCCATGATATTTCCTTTGGCAAATTCCCCGGTCATCCCACCTAACATTCTTGGTATGGCTCAATAGCTTGATAATATTTACCTAGAAGACATGCCAGTGGGAGCTTTTTTAAGCCCGAACTCTCTGCGTTACAATCACTGGCAGGGTACAGATTTAAATGGGGAGTTATGGACATTTGAGGAATATGGCTGTTCACAGACACTCTCCCATCTCAGAGAGACAAAGGGAGGGGTGATCTTCGGCCTAAAGGTCTGGCATCCTCTGTCAGAAACCCTGACAATACACTAGCCCCAACCAAAGGCTGCATCTGCACAAGGAAAAAGAGGCTGGTTTTGGACCACATGGTAAAATCCCAGTGTGGACAAGGCAGTCTGTAGTTTCACAAGTGTCGAGATGAATGCGGGGAGGGCCTACGGTTTATCTCGACTAGCTAACACTTGTAAAAACAACAATTGCCTAGTCCACACTAGCATACTAACAAATGATTCAAAACcaccttttttccccctggtGAAGACACAGCCTCCCCGTAAGCAGAAGGCAAATGCTGAAGTCCAAGAAAAGTGATCCACTCATGACATGGAGAAGCCAAGTCTTAGCTAATAGGGAGGGGAAGCGTTTAGTT is a genomic window containing:
- the SP2 gene encoding transcription factor Sp2 isoform X2, giving the protein MAATAAVSPSEYLQPAASTAQDSQPSPLALLAATCSKIGPPAVEAAVTPPAPPQPTPRKLVPIKPAPVPLGSSKNSFGILSSKGNLFQIQGSQLGTSYPGGQLVFAIQNPTMINKGARSSTNIQYQTVPQIQAAGGQTIQVQQNLANQIQIIPGTNQAIITPSSSTHKPVPIKPAPAHKAGASSVQSASNVVKLTGGGNMTLTLPVNNLVNAADPGAQAQIIAESPSKPCKKTRKKAMSPAQTTAMAVAEQVETVLIETTADNIIQAGNNLLIVQSPGSGQPAVVQQVQVVQPKQEQQVVQIPQQALRVVQAASATLPTVPQKSSQNFQIQAAEPTPTQVYFKTPSGELQTVLLQEAPAVTVAPSPTSCSSPMSRSAQAGGSCKKPAARKERPLPKIAPAGGIISLNAAQLAAAAQAMQTININGVQVQGVPVTITNTGGQQQLTVQNVSGNNLTISGLSPTQIQLQMEQALSGEIQPGEKRRRMACTCPNCKDGEKRSGDQGKKKHICHIPECGKTFRKTSLLRAHVRLHTGERPFVCNWVFCGKRFTRSDELQRHARTHTGDKRFECAQCQKRFMRSDHLTKHYKTHLVTKNL
- the SP2 gene encoding transcription factor Sp2 isoform X1, translating into MASGQEDNMAATAAVSPSEYLQPAASTAQDSQPSPLALLAATCSKIGPPAVEAAVTPPAPPQPTPRKLVPIKPAPVPLGSSKNSFGILSSKGNLFQIQGSQLGTSYPGGQLVFAIQNPTMINKGARSSTNIQYQTVPQIQAAGGQTIQVQQNLANQIQIIPGTNQAIITPSSSTHKPVPIKPAPAHKAGASSVQSASNVVKLTGGGNMTLTLPVNNLVNAADPGAQAQIIAESPSKPCKKTRKKAMSPAQTTAMAVAEQVETVLIETTADNIIQAGNNLLIVQSPGSGQPAVVQQVQVVQPKQEQQVVQIPQQALRVVQAASATLPTVPQKSSQNFQIQAAEPTPTQVYFKTPSGELQTVLLQEAPAVTVAPSPTSCSSPMSRSAQAGGSCKKPAARKERPLPKIAPAGGIISLNAAQLAAAAQAMQTININGVQVQGVPVTITNTGGQQQLTVQNVSGNNLTISGLSPTQIQLQMEQALSGEIQPGEKRRRMACTCPNCKDGEKRSGDQGKKKHICHIPECGKTFRKTSLLRAHVRLHTGERPFVCNWVFCGKRFTRSDELQRHARTHTGDKRFECAQCQKRFMRSDHLTKHYKTHLVTKNL